A DNA window from Parabacteroides johnsonii DSM 18315 contains the following coding sequences:
- a CDS encoding copper homeostasis protein CutC, with translation MKPTRIIEICANSAQSCVEAEAGGAKRVELCAGIPEGGTTPSYGEIRTAQALTSSIDINVIIRPRGGDFLYAPAEVQSMLLDIELCKQLKVHGVVFGCLTKDGDIDVPLMRRLIEAAKPLSVTCHRAFDVCRDPFAALEQLIELGCDRILTSGQQSDAVKGIPLIAELVKRAAGRIIIMPGCGVRENNISRIEAETGAKEFHTSARSIVYSKMEYRNENVPMGSSIVSSEFETVETDRNKVAAYL, from the coding sequence ATGAAACCGACTCGTATTATCGAAATTTGTGCCAACTCCGCACAAAGCTGTGTGGAAGCAGAAGCCGGAGGAGCTAAACGTGTGGAACTTTGTGCCGGAATTCCGGAAGGGGGAACGACACCCAGCTATGGGGAGATCCGGACGGCGCAGGCACTCACTTCGTCTATCGATATAAATGTGATTATCCGTCCGCGTGGAGGCGACTTCCTTTATGCACCGGCAGAGGTTCAGTCGATGTTGCTGGATATCGAACTGTGCAAGCAGTTGAAGGTGCACGGCGTAGTCTTTGGTTGCCTGACGAAAGACGGGGATATCGACGTCCCTTTGATGCGCCGTCTGATCGAGGCAGCCAAGCCGCTGTCTGTCACCTGTCACCGGGCTTTTGATGTCTGCCGCGATCCCTTTGCCGCATTGGAACAGTTGATCGAGCTGGGCTGCGACCGTATCCTGACTTCCGGCCAGCAGTCTGATGCCGTGAAAGGGATTCCTCTCATTGCCGAACTGGTGAAACGTGCAGCAGGACGCATCATAATCATGCCGGGATGCGGAGTTCGGGAAAATAACATCTCCCGTATCGAAGCGGAAACAGGGGCAAAGGAGTTCCATACATCCGCCCGCAGCATCGTCTACAGCAAAATGGAATACCGGAACGAGAATGTCCCGATGGGCAGCAGTATCGTTTCTTCCGAGTTTGAGACAGTCGAAACGGACCGCAATAAGGTGGCTGCCTACCTGTAA
- a CDS encoding RluA family pseudouridine synthase: MEVIYEDNHIIAVNKTCREIVQGDKTGDTPLSDMLKAWLKEKYCKPGNVFVGVTHRLDRPVSGVVLFAKTSKALARLNEMFRVGEVKKTYWAIVKNCPPSEEGELVNWLVRNEKQNKSYAYDTERPNAKKAILRYKVIARSENYYLLAVDLKTGRHHQIRCQLAKMGCPIKGDLKYGFPRSNPDGGISLHSRSAEFIHPVSKQPVSIVAPVPVDSLWKALTEL, encoded by the coding sequence ATGGAGGTTATTTACGAAGACAATCATATCATTGCGGTGAATAAGACTTGCCGCGAGATTGTTCAAGGAGATAAAACCGGTGATACTCCTCTTTCGGACATGCTGAAGGCATGGCTGAAAGAGAAGTATTGTAAACCCGGAAACGTGTTTGTCGGTGTTACGCATCGCTTGGACCGCCCGGTCAGCGGTGTCGTGTTATTTGCCAAAACGAGCAAGGCGCTCGCCCGTCTGAACGAGATGTTCCGGGTTGGCGAGGTAAAGAAGACCTATTGGGCAATCGTGAAGAATTGTCCGCCGTCAGAAGAGGGAGAACTTGTTAATTGGCTGGTACGTAACGAAAAGCAAAACAAAAGCTATGCTTATGATACGGAGCGTCCGAATGCCAAGAAAGCGATCCTGCGTTATAAGGTGATTGCCCGCTCGGAAAACTATTATCTGTTGGCTGTAGATCTGAAAACAGGTCGTCATCATCAAATCCGTTGCCAGCTTGCCAAGATGGGCTGTCCTATCAAAGGTGACTTGAAATACGGCTTTCCCCGTTCTAATCCGGACGGTGGCATCAGCCTGCATTCCCGCAGTGCCGAATTCATCCATCCCGTATCGAAACAACCGGTCAGCATTGTCGCTCCTGTGCCTGTGGATTCCCTTTGGAAAGCACTTACAGAGTTGTAG
- the fabG gene encoding 3-oxoacyl-[acyl-carrier-protein] reductase, with the protein MKLLEGKVAIVTGAARGIGKAIALKFAAEGANIAFTDLVIDENGLATQKEIEALGVKAKGYASNAANFEETHNVVAEVVKDFGRVDILVNNAGITKDGLMMRMSEGQWDAVIGVNLKSAFNFIHACTPVMMKQRSGSIINMASVVGVHGNAGQSNYSASKAGMIGLAKSIAQELGSRGIRANAIAPGFIITDMTAGLPEEVKAEWAKKIPLRRGGTPEDVANIATFLASDMSSYVSGQVIQVDGGMNM; encoded by the coding sequence ATGAAATTATTAGAAGGTAAAGTGGCAATCGTTACCGGTGCCGCACGCGGTATTGGTAAGGCGATCGCATTGAAGTTTGCCGCAGAAGGTGCAAACATCGCATTCACGGATTTGGTGATCGACGAAAACGGTCTGGCTACCCAGAAGGAAATCGAGGCATTGGGTGTAAAAGCAAAAGGCTATGCTTCAAACGCTGCTAATTTTGAAGAAACACACAATGTCGTAGCTGAAGTCGTAAAAGATTTCGGTCGTGTGGATATCCTCGTAAACAATGCGGGCATCACGAAAGACGGTCTGATGATGCGTATGAGCGAAGGCCAGTGGGATGCTGTCATCGGCGTCAATCTGAAATCTGCTTTCAACTTCATCCACGCTTGTACTCCGGTGATGATGAAACAGCGTTCGGGCAGCATCATCAATATGGCTTCTGTCGTAGGTGTACACGGTAATGCCGGCCAGAGCAACTATTCGGCATCCAAAGCCGGTATGATCGGTCTGGCTAAGTCTATCGCGCAGGAATTGGGTTCACGCGGTATCCGTGCCAATGCAATTGCTCCGGGCTTTATCATAACAGATATGACAGCCGGTCTGCCGGAAGAAGTAAAGGCAGAATGGGCAAAGAAAATTCCTTTGCGTCGTGGCGGTACGCCTGAAGATGTGGCCAATATCGCTACATTCCTGGCTTCCGATATGTCTTCTTATGTCTCAGGCCAGGTGATTCAGGTTGATGGCGGTATGAATATGTAA